Below is a window of Candidatus Methylarchaceae archaeon HK02M2 DNA.
AGGGTTTGATGAGTTGCACTCTTGTGATAAGATGCCCTGGACTAAGTGAATTGACAAGATTGGGAAGAAGTACGGGTCTACTAGCGTGGGGTAGAGGAGAAGAAGGTTCAATAGACGCTATTCCTAAATCTAAAGGAGAACTACTCATTGCGATTATCAGGGAAGGTATGAAAAAAGCAAAAACACCACAAGCACCTGTACAGGCAGTCAGTATAGCAGATGAAATAAAGAAATTGGCAGAATTAAGGGATGCAGGCATAATTACAGATGTAGAATTCGAAGAAAAAAAGAAAATTTTGCTCGCTAAGATCTAACCAATGATGGTATTTTAAAATATAATTTAAACGTGACTTTGTTTAAATTATATATGAATGAGATTGAAGATTATAAAGAGTTCAAGCTCAAGCCTGTTTTTAATTTTTCTATTATAGTTAACTATACTTTTTAATTTAATTTAATTTAATTTAATCATTTACACAATATCTTTGTCTCTACCTAGACGTTTTGCCAACTTCCCTTTGAGTTCAATATCGATATCGAAATCCTCTGGTCTTAATCTATCTACAGTCAATCTTTTAACAGTTAACCCACACATATTGCCTGAGATCAGCTTACCTCTTATACATTGAATATATGCACAACGCTTAACATCACAATAGTCGTTAGCAAAACTACACCAAGGCTTTGATTTTTTTATCTGTAATGCTCGGCGACCACATCTAAAAAATGCACATGCAGGAGAACAGGCTTTTGTTGTTAACATCTCCTACGCCCACATATATAATATATTTATATCAAAAATTAAAATTTTTCGCTTTTATAAGGTAACAATTATGCCCTCCACCAATCGAAAGATAGGAAATTTACCTTATCCTGATCAACTTCAACAACAGCCAAAA
It encodes the following:
- a CDS encoding SHOCT domain-containing protein, which gives rise to GLMSCTLVIRCPGLSELTRLGRSTGLLAWGRGEEGSIDAIPKSKGELLIAIIREGMKKAKTPQAPVQAVSIADEIKKLAELRDAGIITDVEFEEKKKILLAKI